A stretch of the Bacillus sp. FJAT-18017 genome encodes the following:
- a CDS encoding response regulator transcription factor, translating to MDSHILIIEDDEGIARAIQLELEHAGYQVSIAYTGKEGLSILEKEQIDLVLLDVMIPELNGMEVLRRIRRENNEMVIIMLTARDSVYDKVSGLDLGANDYMTKPFEIEELLARIRSNLRFKPKREKRDDSGVYHIHSISIQTNTREVFKNDCMVDLTPREYDLLFYLVKNKNRALEREQILNEVWGMDYYGDKHAVDVYIRYLRKKLTDAKDEPFIQTVRGVGYMIKDE from the coding sequence ATGGATAGTCACATATTAATTATTGAAGACGATGAGGGGATTGCGCGAGCGATTCAACTAGAATTAGAACATGCAGGTTATCAAGTAAGTATTGCGTATACGGGTAAAGAAGGACTATCCATTTTGGAGAAAGAACAAATTGATTTAGTTCTTTTAGATGTCATGATACCTGAATTAAATGGAATGGAAGTGTTAAGACGAATTCGCCGTGAGAATAACGAGATGGTGATTATTATGTTGACGGCACGTGATTCCGTTTACGATAAAGTAAGCGGATTAGATTTAGGTGCGAATGATTATATGACCAAACCATTTGAAATCGAGGAATTGCTTGCACGAATCCGCTCTAATCTTCGGTTTAAGCCTAAGCGTGAAAAAAGGGATGATTCTGGTGTTTACCATATTCACTCCATTTCGATTCAAACAAATACGAGAGAAGTGTTTAAAAACGACTGTATGGTAGATTTGACACCGCGGGAGTATGATCTCCTGTTTTATTTAGTTAAGAACAAAAATCGTGCACTTGAGCGTGAACAGATTTTAAATGAAGTATGGGGAATGGATTATTATGGTGATAAACATGCTGTAGATGTGTATATTCGATATTTGAGAAAAAAATTAACTGACGCGAAGGACGAACCATTTATTCAAACCGTTCGCGGTGTCGGTTATATGATTAAGGATGAATGA
- a CDS encoding GyrI-like domain-containing protein, with the protein MKFKEVIKGSFVIVGYSAAGKWDGDIVYPIPQLWDRAKNVLDDNINELVGVCLPPRSDHYFYTCGIEIESVDYSKVEKGMTLHTFPEQKYVVFKHIGPSKKIPNTYWELWKVFDEEGYAIKVGMPEIEIVKTNMIGKEESEEYEMEIWVPVL; encoded by the coding sequence ATGAAATTTAAAGAAGTTATAAAGGGTTCATTTGTAATAGTAGGTTACAGTGCTGCTGGAAAGTGGGATGGTGATATTGTCTATCCGATTCCGCAATTATGGGATAGAGCTAAAAACGTTCTTGATGACAATATCAATGAGTTAGTCGGGGTGTGCCTGCCTCCAAGAAGCGATCATTACTTTTATACATGTGGGATTGAAATCGAATCTGTTGATTATTCTAAGGTAGAAAAGGGGATGACATTGCATACCTTTCCTGAACAAAAATATGTTGTATTTAAACATATTGGTCCCTCCAAGAAAATTCCAAACACCTATTGGGAGCTGTGGAAGGTTTTCGATGAGGAAGGATATGCAATAAAAGTGGGCATGCCTGAAATTGAAATCGTGAAAACCAATATGATTGGAAAAGAAGAAAGCGAAGAATATGAGATGGAAATATGGGTTCCGGTTCTATGA
- a CDS encoding metal-sensing transcriptional repressor has product MDNSGEKKVTHRSTTDKDRLIARLKRIEGQVRGIQNMVENDRYCVDILTQISAINAAMNKVGLHLLEKHTQHCVSDAIKDGNGEEAIEELMEVFKRFSKSQ; this is encoded by the coding sequence TTGGATAATTCGGGAGAGAAAAAAGTGACACATAGGTCAACAACGGATAAAGATCGGCTGATTGCCCGATTGAAACGGATAGAGGGGCAAGTACGCGGAATTCAAAATATGGTAGAAAATGACCGGTATTGTGTCGATATTCTGACGCAAATATCCGCAATTAATGCAGCCATGAATAAAGTAGGCCTCCATTTACTAGAAAAGCATACACAGCATTGTGTTTCTGATGCAATAAAAGATGGGAATGGAGAAGAGGCAATTGAGGAATTAATGGAAGTGTTTAAACGGTTTTCTAAGTCACAATAG
- a CDS encoding class I SAM-dependent methyltransferase has product MKENIKDTFNNLASIYENTVDTTSLYNSEYERPAMLSQLPQNLNNMDIVDAGCAAGWYTQQLVNRGANVIATDISPEMVSSAKRRVGDKATVLCLDLEANLPFKDNSFDFIISSLTLHYIREWGPTFSEFQRILRPKGVFLFSIHHPFTDIKLLQDANYFGTELIIDKWIKEGKSFEVPFYRRPLNIILNETLNCFSIEEVIEPLPTTKFKEQAPEKYEMLLKSPNFLIIKAIVK; this is encoded by the coding sequence ATGAAAGAAAATATAAAGGACACATTTAATAACCTTGCTAGTATTTACGAAAATACAGTGGATACGACAAGCTTGTATAATAGCGAATATGAAAGACCTGCGATGTTAAGTCAGTTACCACAAAACTTAAATAATATGGATATCGTCGATGCTGGCTGTGCAGCTGGTTGGTATACTCAACAATTAGTCAACAGGGGAGCGAATGTGATTGCAACTGATATTAGTCCAGAGATGGTGAGTTCTGCTAAAAGGCGTGTTGGGGACAAGGCCACTGTTCTTTGTTTAGATTTAGAGGCTAACTTGCCATTTAAAGATAACTCTTTTGATTTCATCATAAGCTCATTAACTCTTCATTATATTAGGGAGTGGGGTCCTACTTTTAGTGAATTTCAAAGAATTCTAAGGCCTAAAGGTGTATTCTTGTTTTCAATTCACCACCCATTTACAGATATAAAACTACTTCAGGATGCCAACTACTTCGGTACTGAATTAATTATTGACAAATGGATCAAAGAAGGAAAGTCATTTGAAGTCCCCTTTTATCGAAGACCTCTTAACATAATTTTAAATGAAACTCTGAACTGCTTTTCGATTGAAGAAGTCATTGAACCTCTACCCACAACGAAATTCAAGGAACAAGCACCGGAAAAATATGAAATGCTTCTGAAAAGTCCCAATTTCCTCATTATCAAAGCTATTGTGAAGTGA
- a CDS encoding SLC13 family permease, with translation MIVSLHVLILVFIVMIDGLDYDAKISLFAFLSAMTLWITTKIPAGFVAISLIMFIVIMGAENPSLLYDSLSEEVVWLMVGSFIVGEAVKQSQLVERLTGFILRKFQKKSNVLLGVSSILFASVFFIPSTSGRAALSMPIIQQLSIKFSTKEQKVLAILAPVIILMSTSATLIGAGSHLIGIGLLESTVDQTISFSRWFILGVPFAIVISLVSLVIIKWILWPKNEKTENVQMEEKMMVKLPINRKEKKIIILISLLIAGWMTERIHGYDIAFITMIGAILVMTPNYGMISWKQGMKSVSWNLILFVAAATALGKVLVDTGAVKFIETKMLHVLYLFVGAPEWLLVLTILLLTVSSHLYITSHTTRAIVFIPSLILFSETIGVNPSTVVFLSLIGMNYCVTVPVSSKALLLFYEEGEISYDASNLIKISAILMPLYIFIMILFYFTYWQWMGLHL, from the coding sequence GTGATTGTCAGCTTACATGTCCTAATCTTAGTCTTCATCGTAATGATTGATGGTCTGGACTATGATGCAAAGATATCCTTGTTTGCCTTTTTATCAGCAATGACGTTATGGATCACCACTAAAATACCGGCTGGATTTGTGGCTATTTCACTTATTATGTTCATTGTTATAATGGGTGCAGAAAACCCTAGTTTGTTATATGATTCGTTATCTGAAGAAGTCGTATGGTTAATGGTAGGCTCTTTTATTGTGGGTGAAGCTGTTAAGCAGTCCCAGTTAGTAGAACGATTAACCGGATTTATATTGAGAAAGTTTCAAAAAAAAAGTAATGTGCTCCTTGGGGTAAGTTCGATTTTATTTGCATCCGTATTTTTCATTCCTTCTACCTCAGGTCGAGCAGCGTTATCAATGCCTATCATTCAACAGCTGAGTATAAAATTTTCAACTAAAGAACAAAAAGTGTTGGCTATTTTAGCTCCTGTGATCATTTTAATGAGTACATCAGCCACTTTAATAGGGGCAGGTTCTCATTTAATAGGAATTGGTTTACTTGAAAGCACGGTCGATCAAACGATTTCTTTTAGCAGGTGGTTTATTTTAGGAGTGCCATTTGCGATAGTAATTTCACTAGTATCATTGGTTATAATAAAATGGATCTTGTGGCCAAAAAATGAAAAAACAGAAAACGTACAAATGGAAGAAAAAATGATGGTAAAACTGCCGATTAATAGAAAAGAAAAAAAGATCATCATTTTGATTTCATTGTTAATCGCAGGTTGGATGACTGAAAGGATACATGGCTATGATATCGCATTTATTACGATGATCGGTGCAATACTAGTTATGACACCGAATTATGGAATGATTAGTTGGAAACAAGGTATGAAGTCAGTATCTTGGAATTTAATTCTGTTTGTCGCTGCAGCAACGGCACTTGGAAAAGTGTTAGTGGATACAGGTGCAGTAAAATTTATCGAAACGAAAATGCTTCATGTTCTATATTTGTTTGTAGGTGCACCAGAATGGCTGCTTGTACTGACCATCCTGTTGTTAACCGTTTCAAGCCATTTGTATATTACATCACATACAACACGGGCCATCGTTTTTATCCCAAGTTTAATATTATTTAGTGAAACGATAGGGGTTAACCCTTCGACGGTTGTCTTTTTAAGTTTAATAGGCATGAACTATTGTGTGACCGTTCCTGTCAGTTCGAAAGCCTTACTCCTGTTTTATGAGGAAGGTGAAATTTCATATGATGCTAGTAATCTAATAAAAATAAGTGCCATACTCATGCCTCTTTATATATTTATCATGATCTTGTTCTACTTCACTTATTGGCAGTGGATGGGGTTACACTTATAA
- a CDS encoding copper-translocating P-type ATPase: protein MANKQSINDHRSHKNHAKHDVQEAEGSVEDNRHVNQLGISNHGDQHEHPHHNHNGHEHPHDHNNHIHEGSHTDHQHDPANHDHQEHAGHADHADHSGHAGHSGHHAHMVSDFKKRFWISLVIAVPIIILSDMTQMIFGYEINFPGDSIILFLLSTFIFFYGGKPFLQGAWDELKSRAPAMMTLISLAIITAYVYSSLTTFFIQGSDFYMELATLIVIMLLGHWIEMKSIMGASKALEELIKIMPKDAHKINENGDVVEVSVDELHPGDKILVKSGEKIPIDGSIFEGESTVDESMLTGESVPIEKSPGMEAIGGSVNGSGVLKITVNKTGKDTYLSQVITLVGDAETTKSKAQGYADIAAKWLFYVAVVAGIITLAYWSVTGDFEFALERMVTVLIIACPHALGLAGPLVTSRSTAIAAKKGLLIRNRIAFEGAYKVDRVVFDKTGTLTEGNFGVTDIFPVEGVSEEELITLAYSVETQSEHPIAKGIVKEGKERNLELFEVKDYQNLTGKGLTAKVNGAEVSVISPGAMKVNNILFDEKTYERLAAQGKTVVFVVKDDSLQGMIALADIIRETSFGVIKALREQGIETVMMTGDNSRVANYVGEQLGLSKVIAEVLPHEKSNNVKELRKGGKKVAMIGDGINDAPALAEADLGIAIGAGTDVAIETADVVLVNSNPNDILNIFKLSKATSRKMMQNLVWAAGYNIIAIPLAAGVLINWGIVITPAIGAVIMSLSTIICAVNAQLLKID from the coding sequence ATGGCAAATAAACAGAGCATTAATGACCATCGCTCACATAAAAATCATGCTAAACATGATGTCCAAGAAGCTGAGGGAAGTGTAGAGGATAATAGGCATGTAAACCAACTCGGTATTAGCAATCATGGAGACCAGCATGAGCATCCACACCACAATCATAACGGTCACGAACACCCTCATGACCATAATAACCATATCCATGAAGGCAGTCATACGGACCATCAACATGATCCAGCCAACCATGACCATCAAGAACATGCGGGACACGCCGATCACGCCGATCATTCAGGACATGCGGGTCATTCGGGGCATCATGCCCATATGGTATCAGACTTTAAGAAACGCTTTTGGATCTCTTTAGTAATAGCTGTACCTATTATAATTTTGTCGGATATGACTCAAATGATTTTTGGCTATGAAATCAACTTTCCGGGTGATTCGATAATCTTATTCCTTCTATCAACATTCATCTTCTTTTATGGGGGTAAACCATTTTTACAGGGTGCCTGGGATGAACTAAAGAGCAGAGCCCCGGCAATGATGACGCTAATTTCGTTGGCGATTATCACGGCCTATGTATATAGCTCACTGACAACCTTTTTTATTCAGGGCAGTGACTTCTACATGGAATTGGCCACCCTTATTGTAATCATGCTGCTTGGCCACTGGATTGAAATGAAGTCGATTATGGGTGCATCGAAGGCTTTGGAGGAACTAATTAAAATAATGCCCAAAGATGCCCATAAGATTAATGAAAATGGAGATGTCGTAGAAGTATCAGTAGATGAATTGCATCCCGGTGATAAAATACTCGTCAAGTCAGGAGAAAAAATCCCGATTGACGGCAGTATTTTTGAGGGGGAATCAACTGTTGATGAATCGATGTTAACAGGGGAATCCGTTCCCATTGAAAAGAGCCCTGGCATGGAAGCGATAGGGGGCTCTGTGAATGGATCAGGTGTATTAAAAATAACTGTTAACAAGACTGGAAAAGACACTTATCTGTCCCAGGTTATTACATTGGTCGGGGATGCGGAAACGACAAAGTCGAAAGCACAGGGATATGCGGATATTGCAGCTAAATGGCTATTTTATGTGGCGGTCGTTGCTGGTATCATTACCCTTGCCTACTGGTCCGTCACGGGTGACTTTGAATTTGCACTGGAACGTATGGTGACGGTGTTGATAATCGCTTGTCCTCATGCGCTTGGTTTGGCTGGTCCATTAGTAACATCGCGGTCGACTGCGATAGCGGCGAAAAAGGGATTATTAATCCGTAATAGGATTGCTTTCGAAGGAGCCTATAAAGTAGATCGGGTTGTTTTTGATAAAACAGGTACATTAACCGAGGGTAACTTTGGAGTAACGGATATCTTTCCTGTTGAAGGGGTAAGTGAGGAAGAACTTATAACCCTGGCTTATTCAGTTGAAACCCAATCTGAACACCCAATTGCAAAAGGGATTGTGAAGGAAGGAAAAGAACGGAATCTAGAGCTGTTTGAGGTAAAGGATTATCAAAACTTAACTGGTAAAGGTTTGACAGCTAAAGTCAATGGTGCGGAAGTCTCTGTCATAAGCCCTGGTGCTATGAAGGTAAATAATATTCTTTTTGACGAAAAGACATATGAAAGGCTGGCCGCTCAAGGCAAAACAGTCGTTTTTGTTGTGAAAGATGACAGCCTGCAAGGGATGATTGCCTTGGCTGATATCATCAGGGAGACCTCCTTTGGAGTTATCAAGGCATTGCGTGAACAAGGCATTGAAACAGTTATGATGACTGGTGATAACAGCAGGGTCGCCAATTATGTAGGTGAACAATTAGGACTTTCAAAAGTGATTGCAGAAGTATTGCCACACGAGAAATCCAACAATGTAAAAGAATTAAGAAAAGGCGGGAAGAAAGTTGCGATGATCGGAGATGGCATTAACGATGCCCCTGCTCTCGCAGAAGCAGACCTTGGTATAGCAATTGGGGCCGGGACTGATGTTGCCATTGAAACAGCAGACGTTGTTTTAGTAAATAGCAACCCAAATGATATTTTAAATATTTTCAAGCTGTCCAAGGCAACTTCCAGAAAAATGATGCAAAACCTGGTGTGGGCTGCCGGATACAACATTATTGCCATACCGCTGGCTGCGGGCGTTTTGATTAATTGGGGAATTGTTATTACACCGGCCATAGGGGCAGTGATTATGTCACTAAGTACAATTATCTGTGCAGTTAATGCCCAGTTGTTAAAAATCGATTAA
- a CDS encoding VOC family protein translates to MFFELTYQVRVTDMIEGHKWYQTFLKKAPDFIPHDGFAEWEVVPGCWLQVAEGTPSSGSGPLRLAVKDLEAEKLWLVRELQVEDFEVFSREEVPVKWCTFSDPWGNRIGLFEYIDKKEESKRIDTILGKVEI, encoded by the coding sequence ATGTTTTTTGAGTTGACGTATCAGGTTCGTGTTACAGATATGATAGAAGGACATAAGTGGTATCAAACATTTTTGAAAAAGGCTCCTGATTTTATCCCGCACGATGGATTTGCTGAGTGGGAGGTTGTGCCTGGATGTTGGTTACAAGTGGCTGAAGGAACACCTTCTTCAGGCAGCGGGCCTCTTCGTTTGGCTGTTAAGGATTTAGAAGCGGAAAAATTATGGTTAGTTCGTGAATTACAAGTTGAGGACTTTGAAGTGTTTTCTCGGGAGGAAGTCCCAGTAAAGTGGTGCACCTTTTCTGATCCCTGGGGGAACCGTATTGGTTTATTTGAGTACATAGACAAGAAGGAAGAAAGTAAACGGATTGATACTATTCTAGGTAAAGTAGAGATTTAA
- a CDS encoding YdhK family protein: protein MKPNKFFTTITSLIMALILTACGGNNEPAPPNDGADKKTESHEHMEMNHSSSGEVPEELEVAKDPTYPVGSKAVMHAKHMKGMDGAVATIAGAYNTTVYSVSYTPTTGGERVEDHKWVIHEEIEDAGEEPFQPGDEVKLKADHMKGMDGAAAVIDSAEETTVYMVDFKNTETGKDVKNHKWVIESELSPNK, encoded by the coding sequence ATGAAACCTAATAAATTTTTTACCACTATAACATCGCTAATTATGGCCCTGATTTTAACAGCTTGCGGTGGAAACAATGAGCCAGCACCACCAAATGATGGCGCAGATAAAAAGACGGAATCTCATGAACATATGGAAATGAACCATTCAAGTTCAGGTGAAGTTCCCGAAGAACTAGAAGTTGCAAAAGATCCAACATACCCAGTTGGAAGCAAAGCTGTTATGCATGCGAAACATATGAAGGGAATGGACGGGGCAGTCGCAACAATAGCAGGAGCCTACAATACAACAGTCTATTCAGTTTCATATACCCCAACAACTGGCGGTGAACGAGTAGAGGACCATAAATGGGTCATTCATGAGGAAATTGAAGACGCAGGCGAAGAACCATTCCAACCTGGCGACGAAGTCAAATTGAAGGCGGACCATATGAAAGGTATGGATGGAGCTGCTGCTGTTATTGATTCAGCCGAGGAAACAACGGTATATATGGTTGATTTCAAAAATACCGAAACAGGAAAAGATGTAAAGAACCATAAATGGGTTATAGAAAGTGAACTGTCGCCGAACAAATAA